One Streptococcus sp. VT 162 genomic window, TATTTCAGGCCTGTTAACAAGTTGATGTGAGGAGTTCACTCTAGCTTTGAGGTTTAGTTATAAAATTGTGCACAATTGCTTTCCAAATTTTTATTATTTTAATTTTCAAGTTTAAAAATTAGAGAATTAAGAGGTTGAAATGAAGAAAAAATATACCTATTTGACAGCTTCTGTTTTAACAGCTGTAACAATGCTTCCAACTTTTGCACCAAGTGAAGCTCACGCTGCTTACAATTGGAATGGGAATAATAGCTACTATACAAGAACTAGCCGTCGTTCAAGCAATCGTACTTCTAACCGTACTACTGCAAATCGTAGCCGTACATCAAACTATACTGTAAGAAGTTACGGCTACAATAGTTATTACCCAAGCTATAACTATGGCTACAATAGCTACTACCCAAGCTATAACTATGGATATGGTAGCTATTACCCAAGTTACAACTACGGTTACAATAATTGGAATAACTACTATGGCTATGGCAACAGTAGCAACTACTATGGTTATAACTATTGGAATAATTACAACAACCTTGCTAGCGATGAAAACTATATTTACTGGAATGGCAATCACTACTACCGTATGAACGATGGTAGCTTCCGTATTTATCGTAACGGTCAGTGGAAACCTTTGACAAACAATAGTAATAACAACTCATCTACTAACAACTTGGAAAACGATCCTCACTATCGTTACGAAAATGGGTACCATTACTATGTATTGGACAATGGTGATTATTACTACTACCAAAATGGTAAGTGGGTATTGGTGAAAGATTCTGCTGATACAACACTAGCACAACCGGCAACACCTGCTGAACCAAAACCAGAACAACCAACAACTCCGGTTGAGCCAGCACAACCAAGTCAACCTGAAGTTCCTGCTCCAACACCAGCAGAACCAGAGACTCCAACACCAGCACCTAGTGATAAACCTGAAGAGCCGACAACACCAACTGAGCCACAACCAGCACAACCAGCAACTCCAAGTGTTGACCTACCAGAAAATCCACCAATTAATGGTGCTGATAGTGAATTTGATCCATTCAAGCCATCAACAGAAACGCCAGTAGAACCAAAACCAGAAACACCAGCAACTCCAGCTATCCCAACAACACCAGGTTTGGTAACGACTGATGAACCAAGTGAAAACCAAATCCCTGATTATGTTGAAAAACCAGCTGAAGGATTGGAACACTTGGCTTGGGCACCAAATGGACAAACTCCAAAATTGGTTTACCCACCAGGTAAACCAGGTGATGCAGTCCTCAAGAATGATAAAAACTACTACTTCGACGGTAGTGTACATTACTACTATGTACCATCTAACTCAGAGCGTACAGGTTACTCAGCATACTGGAAGTGGCTTGGAGGAAAATGGAAACTTCAAGGGATGACTGATCCAAACGATCCAGCTCGTGATCCAAAACTTCACGAAAACACTGCTGATGACGAGTACATGTACAGTGACAAGAACTCAAGTGTGAAACTTTACTCAACTAACTTGGTAACGACTGCTAAAGCAGGTCAAGCATTGCCATTCAAGAATGTTGAAGAGTTCAAAAACTATGTCATCGAAAAAATGAATCCTAAGTTCCTTGATAACTCTGGTTGGGATGCTAAAGTTGAGTGGGAAATCGAAGATCCAGAAATCTTTGAGAAGACGAAAGAAAACCCATACGCTAAGGA contains:
- a CDS encoding cell wall protein, with protein sequence MKKKYTYLTASVLTAVTMLPTFAPSEAHAAYNWNGNNSYYTRTSRRSSNRTSNRTTANRSRTSNYTVRSYGYNSYYPSYNYGYNSYYPSYNYGYGSYYPSYNYGYNNWNNYYGYGNSSNYYGYNYWNNYNNLASDENYIYWNGNHYYRMNDGSFRIYRNGQWKPLTNNSNNNSSTNNLENDPHYRYENGYHYYVLDNGDYYYYQNGKWVLVKDSADTTLAQPATPAEPKPEQPTTPVEPAQPSQPEVPAPTPAEPETPTPAPSDKPEEPTTPTEPQPAQPATPSVDLPENPPINGADSEFDPFKPSTETPVEPKPETPATPAIPTTPGLVTTDEPSENQIPDYVEKPAEGLEHLAWAPNGQTPKLVYPPGKPGDAVLKNDKNYYFDGSVHYYYVPSNSERTGYSAYWKWLGGKWKLQGMTDPNDPARDPKLHENTADDEYMYSDKNSSVKLYSTNLVTTAKAGQALPFKNVEEFKNYVIEKMNPKFLDNSGWDAKVEWEIEDPEIFEKTKENPYAKDYVLIANLKSGVEDKKYSDVEFGYVKFVYRVEATNDTNYDYVSKAKEAFAKINETRKAQGLKELTWSEDIYQNQALPKVNEISRQYDSTGFVGRRDEDAAVVVKKWANSGLRDLLLDPNVTEGAVAAVVDGNGVYYWAYSYK